From Anastrepha obliqua isolate idAnaObli1 chromosome 3, idAnaObli1_1.0, whole genome shotgun sequence:
GAAAagcttaaagaaaataaataaaacaaataacagtaaataaattatatgataGAAATGATTTGAAGCTAAGAATTGCATTTTATTAAGACTCACCTCAACTTCGATTAATGTTCCTTTCCaatatatgtattaatatatgtacaagtgcatacatatgtttctccatgtacacatacacagtaaataatttaaatttaaacatatGAATGTGTATCACTTTTCGATTCTTCTTCTGTACATAGCTAAACGTACATAACAAACGCCCAAACGTatgcatacagacatacatacattcttcAGCGTCACACATACGACTGTGCGTTCGTTTGATGGATTGAAATATTGTTGTAACTAAACTCATCGTACTGTATTCTCTTCTATCTACCACTTACCATTATacccgtatgtaaatatgaacacttatttaatattattagtaatcaataaacttgaaaaatattcacaataaacaaatttaagaaacagaaaataaaaatagtttgacTAACAACTTAAAGAAACTTTTAACGCgtttattcaaacaaaaaaagaaaatacatatatatacatatatgtatagcaTATAtgatgcatgcacatacatatgtgtgtatatgattATATCgactcatgtacatatgtatgtgaaaaagttgtggttattcaatttttttcgaaaatcaataaaacttaattttaattgtgGCAGCAGCTGCAAATTAATAGAtaataatttaacaaaacaaataataataaacaaagacttgggattttaatactaaattaatgctctgaataaaatacaataaagtaTTACAAATGTTTGCGCTTATTATTgggtttatattattataattgttgCCGCTGGCCAGAACCCAAAGCTGGTtgtttgctattattttgagaGCTTCATTCGTCATCATCATTGTTTCCTTGAATCGTTAGCGGGCATAGGGCACCAACAACACCTAGGCGCCATCTCGTCCGATTACTGGATAACGCTTTCACCAGCTTCTAGCTTAACTCGAGTTGATCCACAGTTCTTTTCCAAGTTGCGCTCGGCCTGCAAGGAGCTCTTCCTTTCGCCTTCTTCGCTTTGTTACCGTCTTCCTTGCGTAAAGTGTGACCAATCCACTTCCGTTTCTGTCTTCTAATCCAAATGTATAGCGGCTTCatgtttccttttatttttgacCAGAAAATTCGGAGCGATTAACAAAAACTTGTAAGCCACTGGTTATAGCGTGGTGATTTGTCAGGTAGAGCAGTACAGCAGTACCGACAGCACATTCGAGTTGAAGAGCCTAACCTCAGGTTGTTGTTTCGCCATACAGAGTACAACATCCCGAATGCCTCTCTGGTTTTTTCGATCCGGGAGCGTATGTCTGCATCCGTGCTCCCACCCGGCGCAACTTTGCTGCCGAAGTAAGTAAATTCCTCCACTAATTTAATAGAATTACCTGCAATCTCAGATGCAGGTAAGATTGCAGATAACCCAATCGGGAGCTTAgagtataagaaataaaaaataaataataattggcgcgtacacttctgttaggtgtttagccgatgggtcgagctcctcctcctatttgtggtgtgcgtcttgatgttgttccactaatggaggaacctacaattttaaggggtagcaccactgtagaaatttcaaaaaattgattttttttttataagcttaaaaaattctttgaaccttttaaaatacagaacaaaaagttttatacgttaccgaagtctatttcataaatattttaagcttttaaccaagcgttagtgactgctacctaacgacttctcgaaatttccaaactttaaacgcgtttttctcaaaacacgttttctgaaattggcacgcagcataactcaaacaattttaaatatttttaatcaggtttttcactacgtctgtataataaccttcttaagagaagagcgtaggggatttttgatagattaatttaaacgattgttataattatttaagtgccgtttttttagtccaaaatagagttttttccttcaaatgcttgctaattccacaaaaataaatattttttaaatcccctacgtgtttctctagctattcttatctagattaagaaaaaaaatgtttctttgttccagattaaaatttgcaccctctgtgctgcgtgccgcggagctctttCAAgggaaaccacattacaaaaatgtctcctatgccgccattttgtaaaatttttcgatcaaactttgtagttttgtattttagtatataagtaataacttcccaaatcagactGATTGTTTTACCttcccttctatacaaaaaaattctttaaaaatcgtgtttattttacgcgtgtacagtggtgttaccccttaagccgactccaaacgacaaatgttttttttttggcagaaatacactcggaggtttgccattgcctgccgagaggcaaccgctattagaaaaaactttttcttctttttggtttttcaccgagattcgaacccacttCGAacctgaattccgaatggtagtcacgcaccaacccaaacagcaaaactttaaatgtgtttttctcaaaactatgttttttgaactggtaatccctgtaacttaaaaaccgcttggtagatttccaTAAAagttatactgcttttgaaaaacataaaaaaaattttttttcaaaatttttagattttttctaaacaataaattttcggttttttttctcgaaaatctgaaaaatatttcctgaggccgccataatGTTAATTTTGATcgggcacaagattatctactaATAAAACTAGTTGCtattgtccgattgattttagatgaatcttcaaggacttgtgatgatcaacgAAAGGGACTTatagagaaacgggctccacacaaacagcgataatttttacaattattaattttttttttttttttttgaaatttagctaaagtcaagtcgaaacatgatttaATAATGCTGAAAGATTAGCCGGAGGAATAAAGCATCAGTCAGTTGAAAAATCATTGGTAAAAAAAAGTGTAGGAAGAAATTGTCGTGTTTAGACTTGCTAAGTGCCATTACATCGAGATGAATTTCAGTAATtatcacaaaaagaaaaatctcctaaattttgttttatcacttttattttttattgtatttattcttattgttttattattataaatgaattatttcctgaatttgtataactctttttcaattaattctttaaaaatattgccgGCTCCATTGCGAAGTTTAGCTGCGCAGACGTTTAAAGTGTTAATATAAACGCGAAGCAACACGTTGCTGTTCATCGGCTTCCAACTGGGTGCCATTGCAGTTGTCAACTCCCAACCAGATACGAAAAAACTCTAAACTTATTAATAGCGGAATATCGACGGCACGCCGTGCAAACCATCTCAGTTAACTGGACGATGATATACAACTTCACTGAAAACACATCTGGAAGAGCTAGGCGGCATCAATCAGGTGAGACAatgcttggccggatataaatacgAGTCTTTGCAGTGATGGAGAACCAACTATAGTGAGAATGTAGGGATCTTCCCCACATGCTTAAtgctgaaattttaattttattataaaaagccGCATTAAACACAAAACTTAGATTTTGGacatttaattgtaatattgataaagtacatatatatgcttatgtacatataacaaaatataaaaatgtttaacaataaAAGCCATCGTAAAGGAATAAAATGGTGCACAAcactttgaattttatttccgCCATGCGTTGGCTTAGCTCATTTTGGTGTCATTACCCGCACCATACTCGATAGCATTTCCGCCTGTAGTGGTCCAAATTCGATGCGCTCACCATCGACTGTAAGGATACCCTCATTGTCATATGGTTCTATGCGAAAAGCCGTCACTGgcaccatttttatatattcattgTTCATTACCGGCACGTGTGTGCCCGAACTCATACCCATCATGAAGTTCAATAGTTGCGAACGACTTATGCCACTGCGTATGATAACTACATAAATGGTGCCATCGTTGAATTTTGCTGGTGGCACAAAAAAACAATCACTACCCAAATGCGTTTGATAAGCTGCATGTACCATTACGAATTCGCCTTCTTCGACTACCCACGATGAAGGTACCGGTTCGTCAAGTGTAGGCGCACTGCCCGTTGGGCCACACAAATGAACACTCAAATTACTAAGCTGTAAACGCGATTCACCGTCGCTATCACCTTCCACACTATGATAAATACTCTCCGAAACGGAATGGTAAGTACTACGACACGAACCAGGTGAGAACCAACTGTCGCAACGCGAATTAACCGATTGATTCAAGGAATTTTGCAGCGAAATAACATCGTAATATTTACTAGCATCGATGCATTCGGTggattgaaaacaaccgttgtTCAGTTTATCCAAACATGTATTACAACTTCTACTATGCTTCAATGGCAGTGGGTCTGCCAGCGATATTGTATCGCTTTCTATGTAAGGATTAATCTTTGGAAGATATGATACTTTGCCGCGATATGTACGTAAACTAATTAGGCGATGTAAGGTCCAAATTGTAAATCTTTGATAGCCAAGCGATCGCAAACGTTCGCTTTCGATGTCAATATCTGAGATAAGGCCCCAACCAATGGAGAGGAAGGAGTAGAGTatctgaaatattaaaaacaaaagttaatttttaacaactacAAAGCAATTATATAAACAGGTATATAAGAAATTACTTGATTGTGTTGTTGTATTCTCACGACATCCATGGCGATAGACTTCCCGCTCAGCACTGTTAACGTGGCGCCCAAAATTGGCTTTGGTTCGTAGGGCtctctaaaagaaaaaaatttatgtatccTGTTTGActttcgaaaataaaataaatgtgcatttgtaagtatttaaaaGGTTGAATAAAATATCATATGCCGTTTGTACAACCACTGCGCAACTAGTTTCGGTAACGCGCATTTGTAACAAAATGAAGATGacgatatatataatatatcgacatataatatatgtacgtactataccataagtatatataatatccACATATCATAAAAGACCTcttctttttgacgtgataacgtcttataattcgatttaacaggctgcacgcacgaaaaaatgtgtcgttaccttgctcattagtgttaccttgctcattgccgttaccttgttcatatgtcgttaccttgctcattgccgttactttgctcatatgtcgttaccttgctcattgctgttaccttgaatgaactgcaagcgaaagcgcggaacgaacgacaaagcaaacgaacggcaacgttcgacatcttgctctctcctacttaagtgagcgtatatgtgtatgtatatgcgcatatgtacatatataaattcacgtatatgtatttgcatatgccttcttattgattattattaatttgatttacttgaagaatttaaaataaaaccaagtttgttaataatacctgttgttttaatgttattattattttttgattatgttatgttatgttatgttatgttatgttatgttatgttatgttatgctatgttatgttatgttatgttatgttatgttatgttatgttatgttatgttatgttatgttatgttatgttatgttatgttatgttatgttatgttatgttatgttatgttatgttaaagtatattatgttatgttaatgttaactcattctctatatccatacaaaatatctatcaaacaaataaaattaaaattttcttttgaaaaatgcaaccattcaattagtatt
This genomic window contains:
- the LOC129242284 gene encoding sphingosine kinase 1 isoform X1 produces the protein MDVEELTDIFYTSDKKGQVCRVKLNGQGFTLQRESSNGSSREQLIGLDDIIGSRCIVVKKDRRACSMLCSYAMQTDGNRSDSGDETKKKSTSVSYEHGDASAYLYVFAYILNKKHLRNIIRRERTVLKLRFRSFDTFGDNMREAERWYHTVRAFKGRSLGNNGTEERRILVLLNPKSGAGKAREIFNRQVVPVLNEAEQQYDLHVTKHANYAREFVRVKILDNYSGIVAVGGDGLFFEILNGLLMRADWMDARNIPLGIVPCGSGNGLARSVAHVCGEPYEPKPILGATLTVLSGKSIAMDVVRIQQHNQILYSFLSIGWGLISDIDIESERLRSLGYQRFTIWTLHRLISLRTYRGKVSYLPKINPYIESDTISLADPLPLKHSRSCNTCLDKLNNGCFQSTECIDASKYYDVISLQNSLNQSVNSRCDSWFSPGSCRSTYHSVSESIYHSVEGDSDGESRLQLSNLSVHLCGPTGSAPTLDEPVPSSWVVEEGEFVMVHAAYQTHLGSDCFFVPPAKFNDGTIYVVIIRSGISRSQLLNFMMGMSSGTHVPVMNNEYIKMVPVTAFRIEPYDNEGILTVDGERIEFGPLQAEMLSSMVRVMTPK
- the LOC129242284 gene encoding sphingosine kinase 2 isoform X2 produces the protein MLLIQVVNENGTLHGWNVKIHTNILATQQRSCICMQIGTKRNIYINMDVEELTDIFYTSDKKGQVCRVKLNGQGFTLQRESSNGSSREQLIGLDDIIGSRCIVVKKDRRACSMLCSYAMQTDGNRSDSGDETKKKSTSVSYEHGDASAYLYVFAYILNKKHLRNIIRRERTVLKLRFRSFDTFGDNMREAERWYHTVRAFKGRSLGNNGTEERRILVLLNPKSGAGKAREIFNRQVVPVLNEAEQQYDLHVTKHANYAREFVRVKILDNYSGIVAVGGDGLFFEILNGLLMRADWMDARNIPLGIVPCGSGNGLARSVAHVCGEPYEPKPILGATLTVLSGKSIAMDVVRIQQHNQILYSFLSIGWGLISDIDIESERLRSLGYQRFTIWTLHRLISLRTYRGKVSYLPKINPYIESDTISLADPLPLKHSRSCNTCLDKLNNGCFQSTECIDASKYYDVISLQNSLNQSVNSRCDSWFSPGSCRSTYHSVSESIYHSVEGDSDGESRLQLSNLSVHLCGPTGSAPTLDEPVPSSWVVEEGEFVMVHAAYQTHLGSDCFFVPPAKFNDGTIYVVIIRSGISRSQLLNFMMGMSSGTHVPVMNNEYIKMVPVTAFRIEPYDNEGILTVDGERIEFGPLQAEMLSSMVRVMTPK